From the genome of Pelmatolapia mariae isolate MD_Pm_ZW linkage group LG12, Pm_UMD_F_2, whole genome shotgun sequence, one region includes:
- the fgf17 gene encoding fibroblast growth factor 17, giving the protein MYGINQHCIYISFHFFVLWCQAQGENHPSPNFNQYVRTQGAVTDQLSRRQVRVYQLYSRTSGKHVQIHGKRVTATAEDGNLYARLFVETDTFGSRVRIRGAESGRYLCMNRKGKLVGKPNGRSKDCIFTEIVLENNYTAFQNAKYEGWYVAFTRKGRPIKASRTRENQREVHFIKRLHTGLPPFPNTDQSKPFEFIRFPSTRRAKRNRKIT; this is encoded by the exons ATGTATGGAATAAACCAACACTGTATTTACAT ATCGTTTCATTTTTTCGTGCTGTGGTGTCAGGCTCAG GGGGAGAATCACCCGTCTCCTAATTTTAACCAGTATGTGAGGACGCAGGGCGCAGTGACGGACCAGCTCAGCCGAAGACAGGTCAGAGTTTACCAGCTCTACAGTCGCACTAGCGGGAAACACGTCCAGATTCACGGCAAAAGGGTCACCGCCACCGCCGAGGATGGAAATCTGTACG CTCGCCTGTTTGTTGAGACAGACACCTTTGGCAGTCGAGTTAGGATAAGAGGTGCAGAAAGTGGGCGCTACCTCTGTATGAACCGGAAGGGGAAGCTTGTTGGAAAG CCAAATGGCCGGAGCAAAGATTGTATCTTCACTGAGATTGTACTGGAGAACAATTACACAGCCTTCCAGAATGCCAAGTATGAGGGCTGGTATGTGGCTTTCACCCGGAAAGGGAGGCCCATCAAAGCCTCTAGAACGAGGGAGAATCAGAGAGAGGTCCATTTCATCAAGAGGCTGCACACAGGATTACCTCCCTTCCCCAACACGGACCAAAGTAAACCATTTGAGTTCATCAGATTTCCGTCCACACGTAGAGCGAAGCGGAACAGGAAAATCACCTAG